In Georgenia soli, a genomic segment contains:
- a CDS encoding glycerophosphodiester phosphodiesterase — MSAYLDGPGPIALAHRGGGLEVPENSRAAVEHTVSLGLGYLETDVHATSDGVVVLSHDPTVDRVTDGTGAVREMTWDRLSRLRDRSGERLLRLDELLADFPGLRVNIDAKDDAVVEPLAETVRRTAAWDRVCLASFSDARLARLRAALGPRVATSLGRRDIVRLAAASRLPGPAQRRALRGLPGPADGAVCTQVPVSHRGVPVVTPRFVGAAHRHGLAVHVWTIDEPAQMHALLDLGVDGLVSDRPRVLRDVLTARGPWH, encoded by the coding sequence ATGAGCGCGTACCTCGACGGTCCCGGTCCGATCGCCCTGGCCCACCGCGGCGGCGGGCTGGAGGTACCGGAGAACTCCCGCGCGGCCGTGGAGCACACGGTCTCGCTCGGGCTGGGCTACCTGGAGACGGACGTCCACGCGACCTCCGACGGGGTGGTCGTCCTCTCGCACGACCCCACGGTCGACCGGGTCACCGACGGCACCGGCGCGGTGAGGGAGATGACGTGGGACCGGCTCTCCCGGCTGAGGGACCGCTCGGGCGAGCGCCTGCTGCGCCTGGACGAGCTGCTCGCGGACTTCCCCGGGCTGCGGGTGAACATCGACGCCAAGGACGACGCCGTCGTGGAGCCCCTGGCCGAGACCGTCCGGCGCACGGCCGCGTGGGACCGGGTGTGCCTGGCGTCCTTCTCCGACGCCCGTCTTGCGCGCCTGCGGGCCGCGCTCGGCCCCCGGGTGGCCACCAGCCTGGGGCGCCGGGACATCGTCCGGCTCGCCGCGGCCTCCCGGCTGCCCGGGCCTGCCCAGCGGCGGGCGCTGCGCGGGCTCCCGGGCCCCGCGGACGGTGCGGTGTGCACCCAGGTCCCGGTCTCCCACCGCGGCGTCCCGGTCGTCACCCCGCGGTTCGTCGGCGCCGCGCACCGCCACGGGCTGGCGGTCCACGTCTGGACGATCGACGAGCCGGCGCAGATGCACGCGCTGCTCGATCTCGGGGTGGACGGGCTGGTCTCCGACCGCCCGCGCGTCCTGCGCGACG